In Oryza sativa Japonica Group chromosome 3, ASM3414082v1, one DNA window encodes the following:
- the LOC9266093 gene encoding probable transcription factor At3g04930, translated as MASDQTLPVPVSVELPPAAPNPPDPTAPLLPHADDPSAPPAAAAAARKLPVKRRSPPPRPSSPSSSDPASSDPAAKQQPQQPPPPFKFQRIWSESDELRFLQGLLGCGAQGLVFPRDLNVFYDRFSESMPSPYTRSQLSEKLRRLKNKFRGMSARVARGLDPARLAPHDRDVLHLCSRLWDPANAATSPFAAAGDASSGNKRRRAAPRAGPLMPPDPSGDSNSHDYNGGISAGTPGAFGDGHGGEEMMYLEQESGHFGYHGDVAIAADGSLDGIVKVQPETLPALPSIGDIAVHSENGNGKAVVPRSNEHHMANAVLDIFEECLREVKANGITYGANVNGGSELARRWRAQRIDELDVLSRRLRLLVEDAAAAGR; from the coding sequence ATGGCCTCGGACCAAACCCTCCCCGTCCCGGTCTCGGTCGAGCTGCCCCCCGCCGCGCCCAACCCTCCTGACCCGACCGCACCCCTCCTCCCGCACGCGGACGACCCCTCCgcaccccccgccgccgccgccgccgcccgcaagcTCCCCGTCAagcgccgctccccgccgccgcgcccctcctccccctcctcctccgacccGGCCTCCTCCGACCCCGCCGCCAAGCAGCAGCctcagcagccgccgccgccgttcaagTTCCAGCGGATTTGGTCCGAGTCCGACGAGCTCCGCTTCCTGCAGGGCCTCCTCGGCTGCGGCGCGCAGGGGCTCGTCTTCCCGCGGGACCTCAACGTCTTCTACGACCGCTTCTCCGAGTCCATGCCCTCGCCCTACACCCGCTCCCAGCTCTCCGAGAAGCTCCGCCGCCTCAAGAACAAGTTCCGCGGCATGTCCGCCCGCGTCGCACGGGGCCTCGACCCCGCCCGCCTCGCGCCGCACGACCGCGACGTGCTCCACCTCTGCTCCCGCCTCTGGGACCCCGCCaacgccgccacctcgcccttcgccgccgccggtgacgccTCCTCGGGGAacaagcgccgccgcgccgccccgcgcgccggGCCGCTCATGCCCCCGGATCCCTCAGGGGACAGCAATTCCCATGATTACAACGGCGGTATTAGCGCCGGTACGCCCGGCGCATTTGGGGATGGGCACGGTGGTGAGGAAATGATGTATCTTGAGCAGGAAAGTGGGCACTTTGGTTATCATGGAGATGTCGCGATTGCGGCTGACGGAAGCCTTGATGGGATTGTGAAGGTGCAGCCTGAGACTCTTCCTGCCCTCCCCAGTATCGGGGACATTGCGGTTCACAGTGAGAATGGCAACGGCAAGGCCGTGGTGCCACGTAGCAATGAGCATCACATGGCAAATGCCGTGCTGGATATATTTGAGGAGTGCTTGCGAGAGGTGAAGGCCAATGGCATTACCTACGGTGCTAATGTGAATGGGGGCAGTGAACTTGCAAGGCGATGGAGAGCACAGAGGATTGATGAGCTTGATGTGTTGAGCCGGAGGCTAAGGTTGCTTGTTGAGGATGCTGCAGCGGCTGGTCGCTAA
- the LOC4333872 gene encoding chemocyanin: MAQGRGSAAGRRNAAVLAMVLLCVLLHGELAESAVYTVGDRGGWGFNSGGWLRGKRFRAGDVLVFKYSPSAHNVVAVNAAGYKSCSAPRGAKVYKSGSDRVTLARGTNYFICSFPGHCQAGMKIAVTAA; this comes from the exons ATGGCTCAGGGAAGGGGCAGTGCTGCAGGACGACGCAACGCCGCCGTGCTGGCGATGGTCCTCCTCTGCGTGCTCCTCCACGGCGAGCTCGCCGAGTCGGCCGTGTACACcgtcggcgaccgcggcggCTGGGGCTTCAACTCCGGCGGCTGGCTCAGGGGCAAGCGCTTCCGCGCCGGCGACGTGCTCG TGTTCAAGTACAGCCCGTCGGCGCACAACGTGGTGGCGGTGAACGCGGCGGGGTACAAGTCGTGCAGCGCGCCGAGGGGTGCCAAGGTGTACAAGTCGGGCAGCGACCGCGTCACCCTGGCGCGCGGCACCAACTACTTCATCTGCAGCTTCCCCGGCCACTGCCAGGCCGGCATGAAgatcgccgtcaccgccgcctga
- the LOC4333871 gene encoding basic blue protein → MARGRGSAMRGAVAVAFLAVVVSCIFLSGCGVADAATYYVGDSLGWSLGSGSWPSGKKFHAGDILVFRYLPWMHNVVAVDEDGYADCNPPPFSRYYTSGSDSVRLARGDNFFVCTRYGHCNLGMKMVVTAV, encoded by the exons ATGGCTCGGGGAAGAGGCAGTGCAATGcgaggcgccgtcgccgtcgcgtttctcgccgtcgtcgtgaGCTGCATCTTCCTCTCCGGCtgcggcgtcgccgacgccgccacctacTACGTCGGCGACAGCCTCGGCTGGTCCCTCGGCAGCGGGAGCTGGCCCAGCGGCAAGAAGTTCCACGCCGGCGACATCCTCG TGTTCAGGTACTTGCCGTGGATGCACAACGTGGTGGCCGTCGACGAAGACGGGTACGCCGACTGCAACCCGCCGCCGTTCTCGAGGTACTACACCTCCGGCTCCGACAGCGTCAGGCTCGCCAGGGGGGACAACTTCTTCGTCTGCACCCGCTACGGCCACTGCAACCTCGGCATGAAGATGGTCGTCACCGCCGTGTGA
- the LOC4333870 gene encoding uncharacterized protein has translation MAVSIELTKEYGYVVLALVAYAFLNFWMSFQVGKARRKYKVFYPTMYAVESENKDAKLFNCVQRGHQNSLEMMPLFFVTLLVGGLQHPLVAAGLGVFYAVARFFYFKGYATGIPDNRLKIGGLNFLAIFGLIICTASFGINLVLRESI, from the exons ATGGCGGTGTCGATCGAGCTGACCAAGGAATACGGGTACGTGGTGCTGGCGCTGGTCGCCTACGCGTTCCTCAACTTCTGGATGAGCTTCCAGGTCGGCAAGGCCCGCAGAAA GTACAAGGTGTTCTACCCCACCATGTACGCGGTCGAGTCGGAGAACAAGGACGCCAAGCTCTTCAACTGCGTGCAG CGGGGGCACCAGAACTCGCTGGAGATGATGCCGCTGTTCTTCGTCACGCTGCTGGTCGGCGGGCTgcagcacccgctcgtcgccgcggGGCTCGGGGTGTTCTACGCCGTCGCGAGGTTCTTCTACTTCAAGGGCTACGCCACCGGCATCCCGGACAACCGCCTCAAGATTGG GGGGCTGAACTTCTTGGCGATCTTTGGGTTGATCATCTGCACGGCTTCGTTCGGCATCAACCTGGTCCTGAGGGAATCCATCTGA
- the LOC9269265 gene encoding probable disease resistance protein At1g59620, translating to MAEGAFLSSLVDRLSTTALSGITSLWGVKEQVDSLIHELQAVECFLKDADLREIRRQATSNNNWFWLHSLRDAAYDAEDLIESVELHEGRYHTLNPLLQPLNSYRFAKQINEIKSRFQSIIDGWAKNASMLRELRDMSSSSSSVTSAADSLWRRSSCHLGDDVVVGREEEAGMIIDRLLRCTAHREVVGIVGMGGVGKTTLASLVYNKVSAIQTGGTSLRPDSPKGTSSRSSVEMYFDACAWVPVGQNADALGLLKITSAQIGVELNSTQVAAAKNAMFRFLQHKKYLIVLDDIWTTETWLELSEAFPKSTNGSKILLTTRSKEIAVSADPSSLPYELDPLSEELSFQLFITKVFGLNHVDTTSCPPQLKDVGHQLSKKCGGLPLALVVLGGLLSGKEKQFEVWRNILKSMKWSNYEAGNQCLEILALSYSCLPYHMKLCFMYLGAFKEETEISVSKLIKLWIGDDFIPQQDGKTREETANDYLRELIQRCLVQPLLPAHKQGFKRVRIHGLLCELARSEARESRFFYCENGDAVSRAEGKYYRRLALHTKLIAFHELSNSEKLRSLLIFPGVIESCVITVGHQALRPFSRAFCHAFFLFPLWGFQHNILEQLTSMQYIRVLELEGHERLACDLKSVQSNLNHLRYMSLRNTNLGEFPFPESNFPLLQTLDIRGTFIRKLPGILESLDTLRHIYLNWRVSLDIRRLTNLQTLHGVIILPNSQAERNLMALTNLRKLRFRTWRGVEYRPESPNGFDIDRYNAQSSMGNENHALAESLRQLGNLHSIFIMMPFASFQPITSDIVQAVTSHEQLHKLKLQGRVHRNLLLEDPHFSCIKSITLSGSWIVLSPMESLGSLTTLYELKLKDDALRCSEVSCLQNSFPELRYLKISGLKKLRVFHVGNGSFPNLTRFSIHDCTEFLSTVEVMEHATRLQVLKIKEMPSVLPDVTDFCHSRNINLIS from the coding sequence ATGGCAGAAGGTGCTTTTCTTTCTAGCCTCGTTGACCGTCTAAGCACCACAGCCTTGTCGGGGATCACCTCGTTGTGGGGCGTGAAGGAGCAGGTGGATTCACTGATTCACGAGCTCCAGGCAGTGGAATGCTTCCTCAAGGATGCCGACCTGAGGGAGATCCGTCGGCAAGCCACATCCAACAACAACTGGTTCTGGTTACACTCCCTCAGAGATGCCGCCTACGACGCCGAGGACCTCATCGAGAGCGTGGAGCTCCATGAGGGGAGGTATCACACTCTGAACCCTCTCCTCCAGCCCTTGAACTCTTACAGATTTGCCAAGCAAATCAACGAGATCAAATCCAGATTCCAATCGATCATAGATGGTTGGGCCAAGAATGCTTCCATGTTACGTGAGCTAAGGGatatgagcagcagcagcagtagtgtCACGTCTGCTGCCGATTCCTTGTGGAGGCGTTCTTCTTGCCACCTCGGCGACGACGTCGTTGTTGgtcgggaggaggaggccggcatGATCATCGATAGATTGCTGCGCTGCACAGCACACCGTGAAGTGGTTGGGATAGTGGGGATGGGAGGGGTCGGAAAAACCACACTTGCATCTCTGGTTTACAATAAGGTTTCTGCAATCCAAACAGGGGGCACCTCATTGCGTCCTGATTCACCGAAAGGAACGAGCTCTCGAAGTAGTGTGGAGATGTATTTTGATGCTTGTGCTTGGGTTCCAGTTGGGCAGAACGCAGATGCTTTAGGCCTCTTGAAGATCACATCAGCTCAAATTGGGGTTGAGTTGAACTCGACACAGGTAGCTGCAGCCAAAAATGCCATGTTCAGGTTTCTGCAGCATAAGAAATACTTGATTGTACTAGATGACATATGGACGACAGAAACTTGGCTTGAATTAAGCGAAGCTTTCCCCAAATCTACGAATGGAAGCAAAATCTTGCTGACCACTCGCTCCAAGGAAATTGCGGTTTCTGCTGACCCATCTTCCCTTCCCTATGAGCTAGATCCACTGAGTGAAGAATTGAGCTTTCAGCTATTCATTACCAAAGTTTTTGGGTTGAATCATGTTGACACAACAAGTTGTCCACCACAGCTCAAGGATGTAGGGCACCAACTTTCGAAGAAATGCGGAGGGTTGCCTCTTGCTCTTGTGGTATTGGGAGGACTATTATCTGGGAAGGAAAAGCAATTCGAAGTTTGGAGGAATATATTGAAGAGCATGAAGTGGAGCAACTACGAAGCTGGGAATCAGTGCTTGGAGATACTGGCCTTAAGCTACAGCTGCTTGCCTTATCATATGAAGCTGTGTTTCATGTATCTAGGTGCTTTCAAAGAAGAAACTGAAATCAGTGTCTCTAAACTGATAAAACTATGGATCGGAGATGACTTTATACCTCAGCAAGATGGAAAAACAAGAGAGGAAACAGCAAATGACTATTTACGCGAACTCATACAAAGGTGCCTAGTTCAACCTTTGTTGCCTGCGCATAAGCAGGGTTTCAAAAGGGTCCGCATTCATGGCCTATTATGTGAGCTAGCAAGATCAGAAGCAAGAGAGAGTCGATTCTTTTATTGTGAAAATGGTGATGCAGTCTCAAGAGCAGAAGGAAAATACTATCGTCGTCTCGCTCTCCATACCAAACTTATTGCATTTCATGAACTAAGTAACAGTGAGAAGCTAAGATCTCTGCTAATATTTCCAGGAGTAATTGAATCTTGTGTGATTACTGTTGGTCATCAAGCATTAAGGCCTTTTAGCAGGGCATTTTGTCACGCTTTCTTTTTGTTTCCTCTGTGGGGTTTCCAGCACAACATCTTGGAACAGTTAACAAGCATGCAATACATAAGAGTTCTTGAACTTGAAGGACACGAGAGATTGGCATGTGATCTTAAAAGTGTCCAAAGTAATCTGAACCATTTGAGATACATGAGCCTGAGAAATACTAATCTTGGTGAATTTCCATTTCCGGAAAGCAATTTTCCGTTGCTACAAACACTTGATATAAGGGGGACGTTTATTAGAAAGCTTCCAGGTATATTGGAGAGCCTTGATACTCTTCGGCACATCTACCTGAATTGGAGGGTATCTCTTGACATAAGACGCCTTACCAATTTACAAACATTACATGGAGTCATAATTCTCCCCAATTCACAAGCTGAAAGGAACTTAATGGCATTAACAAATCTGAGGAAACTACGTTTTAGGACCTGGCGGGGAGTTGAATACAGACCAGAGTCCCCAAATGGGTTTGATATTGATCGGTACAATGCACAATCGAGTATGGGGAATGAAAACCACGCACTAGCCGAATCTCTGAGGCAGCTAGGGAATCTCCATTCAATATTTATAATGATGCCGTTTGCCTCATTTCAACCAATTACTTCAGATATAGTTCAAGCAGTGACGAGCCATGAGCAACTTCATAAGCTAAAACTACAAGGAAGAGTACATCGCAATCTCCTGCTAGAAGATCCACATTTCAGTTGCATCAAAAGCATCACATTATCTGGCTCGTGGATTGTTTTGAGCCCGATGGAATCACTAGGCTCACTCACAACTCTTTATGAACTCAAGCTAAAGGATGACGCGCTCCGGTGCTCAGAGGTCTCATGTTTACAAAACAGTTTCCCTGAGCTGCGGTACCTGAAAATCAGTGGACTAAAGAAGCTTAGGGTGTTCCATGTGGGGAATGGCTCATTTCCGAATCTCACCCGCTTCTCCATCCACGACTGTACAGAATTCCTTAGCACGGTTGAGGTTATGGAGCATGCTACAAGACTGCAAGTTCTGAAAATTAAGGAAATGCCGTCAGTCCTGCCTGATGTTACAGATTTTTGCCACAGCAGAAACATCAACCTTATCAGCTGA
- the LOC4333867 gene encoding myosin-binding protein 3 encodes MVSEAPMAAGAVVVTAALCKRSNRVARVLAYALLEWILIALLLANGVFSYLISRFAAFFGLAPPCALCSRLGVDSLFEPRGEGQGAGAEPLCRVLCDSHAAEVSRLGYCRAHRRLADAGDMCEDCVSASAAAAASSWMRRSELGERDLACACCGVALESGFISPPFLFPAPAACDVDCGHRRDAAMANLNRDLVFVSEEGPVIELFDEKPLEEDPIGAMAGLAAQCAEIVGNVLQLVPLESADLSNVRKSAVSYESRGEGNDAMDHVTSKQRNVVLKNMANTSEDKSAVSSDDDDKVGDMVSKMIDEEITALVLSQDCIEDGFSCEIDGETTESLAADHQQFCEKHSGLKDNNQEISIGSEIPENEQGAVKQELLCVLTNPRGNEFGIDNLEGNTETVHQADLNNGWNSMPVEAGVHASETSTENNEEWIQPGELSQKSNLMPIYSREHADEEIKEDRISLTEIKQGLDSVTIDSWEEVHLISNDGTKENQAEQPELNHQSTFMTVRAIEYVTDLFDANISAGNVNPTEAALPSLHQFSYGPSTSLNKLCPDYNDVESESAPDTPIHIEDIDGLHELPDHKAMTSDTKSVDLESIELVSVDQLKSALASAHKSLSTLYTELENERSAAAIAADETMAMINRLQEQKAAMQMEAIQYQRLMEEQSEYDQDALERLNELVVKREKEKQDLERELELYRRKVHLFEVKERRKMSRHKADDHNGSSSASSSAEDSDDHSQSFYEGDESAHGLNGSNGSIPTDAVLQETARHLGTLGCSLADFEEERLSILEQLKLLEERLFDLEDEDSDSVKMDKRLSEENHLMGASNGFSDDDSNFKLHDKRKGVSYRGKKLLPLFDDTTVEDGNDLLTRQDPEADHSTENVVLEPANEQDKLAIAHEIDQVHERLHALEADKEFIKQCVRSLKKGDKGFDLLQEILQHLRDLRRIEQRTRNSGELSPHYLHPYTD; translated from the exons ATGGTCTCGGAGGCGCCCATGGCGgcgggcgccgtcgtcgtcaccgcggCGCTGTGCAAGAGGAGCAACCGGGTCGCGCGGGTGCTCGCCTACGCGCTCCTCGAGTGGATCCTGATAGCTCTCCTCCTCGCCAATGGCGTCTTCTCCTACCTCATATCGAGGTTCGCCGCCTTCTTCGGCctggcgccgccgtgcgccctcTGCTCCCGCCTCGGCGTGGACAGCCTCTTCGAGCCCCGCGGCGAGGGGCAGGGCGCCGGCGCGGAGCCCCTGTGCCGCGTGCTGTGCGACTCGCACGCCGCCGAGGTGTCGCGCCTCGGCTACTGCCGCGCGCACCGGCGGCTCGCGGACGCCGGGGACATGTGCGAGGACTGCGTgtccgcctccgcggcggcggcggcgtcgtcgtggaTGAGGCGGAGCGAGCTCGGCGAGCGGGACCTGGCATGCGCGTGCTGCGGCGTCGCGCTCGAGAGCGGCTTCATCTCGCCGCCGTTCTTGTTccccgcgccggcggcgtgcgACGTGGACTGTGGCCACAGGAGAGACGCCGCCATGGCAAATCTCAATCGCGATCTGGTCTTCGTGTCCGAGGAGGGCCCTGTGATCGAGCTCTTCGATGAGAAGCCATTGGAGGAGGACCCGATCGGCGCCATGGCTGGCTTGGCAGCTCAATGTGCCGAGATTGTTGGCAATGTCCTGCAGCTGGTGCCTCTTGAATCAGCTGATTTGTCAAATGTCAGAAAGAGTGCAGTATCATATGAATCCCGTGGTGAAGGGAATGATGCAATGGATCATGTAACTTCGAAGCAGCGCAATGTGGTGCTGAAGAACATGGCTAACACCAGTGAGGATAAATCCGCGGTGTCctctgatgatgatgacaagGTGGGTGATATGGTTAGTAAGATGATCGACGAAGAAATTACTGCGTTAGTCCTCTCTCAGGATTGTATTGAGGATGGATTCAGCTGCGAGATAGATGGGGAAACCACGGAGAGCTTAGCTGCTGATCATCAACAAT TTTGTGAGAAGCATAGTGGATTGAAAGACAACAACCAGGAAATTTCAATCGGGAGTGAGATACCTGAGAATGAGCAGGGTGCTGTAAAACAAGAATTGCTTTGCGTGCTGACAAATCCGAGGGGGAATGAATTTGGTATTGACAATTTAGAAGGAAATACTGAGACAGTTCATCAGGCTGATCTCAATAATGGATGGAATTCGATGCCAGTGGAAGCTGGAGTGCATGCCTCTGAAACTTCAACTGAGAACAATGAGGAGTGGATTCAGCCAGGTGAGCTGAGCCAGAAATCGAATCTGATGCCGATATACTCTAGGGAGCATGCTGATGAAGAAATTAAAGAGGACAGAATTTCACTGACTGAGATAAAACAAGGATTGGACTCTGTGACAATTGATTCTTGGGAAGAAGTTCATTTGATTTCAAATGATGGCACCAAAGAGAATCAGGCTGAACAGCCTGAGCTGAATCATCAATCAACTTTTATGACAGTACGTGCTATTGAGTATGTAACAGACTTGTTTGATGCTAACATCAGTGCAGGCAACG TTAATCCAACAGAGGCTGCTCTACCAAGCTTACATCAATTCTCTTATGGACCATCAACAAGCTTAAACAAATTATGTCCTGACTATAATGATGTTGAATCAGAGAGTGCTCCGGATACACCAATTCACATTGAAGATATCGATGGTTTACATGAGTTGCCAGACCATAAAGCAATGACTTCTGATACCAAGTCAGTTGATCTGGAAAGTATTGAACTGGTTAGTGTTGATCAGTTAAAATCTGCTTTGGCATCTGCACATAAATCTTTGAGCACCCTATATACTGAGCTTGAAAATGAGAGGAGTGCAGCTGCTATCGCTGCTGATGAGACTATGGCAATGATAAATCGCTTGCAAGAACAAAAGGCGGCAATGCAGATGGAGGCAATCCAGTACCAGCGACTTATGGAAGAACAATCGGAGTATGATCAAGATGCGCTAGAGAGGTTGAATGAACTAGTtgtgaagagagagaaggagaaacaAGATCTGGAGAGAGAGCTCGAGTTGTACAGACGCAAGGTTCATCTCTTTGAGGTGAAGGAAAGGAGAAAAATGTCCAGGCACAAGGCTGATGACCACAATGGGTCATCCTCAGCATCATCCAGTGCTGAGGACAGCGATGACCATTCCCAAAGTTTCTATGAAGGCGATGAATCTGCCCATGGTCTTAATGGAAGCAATGGTAGTATCCCTACTGATGCTGTGTTACAAGAAACTGCTAGGCATCTGGGGACACTTGGTTGCTCACTCGCAGATTTTGAGGAAGAAAGACTCTCCATACTGGAGCAGCTCAAATTGCTAGAGGAGAGGCTATTTGACCTCGAAGATGAAGATTCAGATAGTGTTAAGATGGACAAGCGATTATCAGAAGAAAACCATTTGATGGGTGCCTCAAATGGTTTCTCTGATGATGATAGCAACTTCAAACTTCATGACAAAAGAAAAGGTGTAAGCTATAGGGGAAAAAAGCTGCTCCCATTATTTGATGACACTACCGTGGAAGATGGGAACGACCTCCTAACAAGGCAAGATCCTGAGGCAGACCATTCTACAGAAAATGTTGTGTTGGAACCAGCTAATGAGCAAGATAAACTTGCAATAGCGCATGAAATTGATCAAGTCCATGAGCGGCTGCATGCTCTAGAGGCAGACAAGGAATTTATAAAACAGTGTGTGAGGTCTTTGAAGAAAGGAGACAAGGGGTTTGATCTTCTTCAGGAGATCTTGCAGCATCTTAGGGACCTGAGAAGGATCGAGCAGCGTACAAGGAACTCTGGAGAGCTCTCACCGCATTATCTGCACCCTTACACGGATTGA
- the LOC4333869 gene encoding zinc finger protein VAR3, chloroplastic — protein MASSSKLLALTLTSSFLRSSLLPAPSRRLPTGPLLSLRFCSAAGDVADAPAAAAAPDHPWPEWGDFLEKLRAKGYFEQPTLASRADAAEGEVAATAAAAAAAAGEDPGASADNYPSKDLNRLKNACLKFGRERFDLLSVLPKQDIRAIVECGCPNIFRKPVNSAKRLREFLQIDEGDACSACKLRGSCDKAYVIPNAEDEARTVDVMRILLNYAIDPTSLSGENSVNGGVQESARKLLSELTMLSDTTIDPSIPKPVFQTSSKTKTFDKGIAKPKFSAGKGRETTETEMKKGDWLCPNCNFLNFARNRHCLECKADGPKKIETATTEMKTGDWICPQCHFMNFARNKMCFKCEESRPKRQLIPGEWECPSCSFVNFRRNKVCLKCKHEGPENDTHDSQHGHNRWRNTRGADRSRSFDDSFDREDDGSDPDEGERRRAKVRTRAASTLGRSTGKSKIFDSIHEDGNGREDDSEDVLPYEGQRRHIVSKRATPAQRRFTAGRSEDI, from the exons ATGGCCTCCTCCTCCAAGCTCCTAGCCCTCACCctcacctcctccttcctccgctCCTCCCTCCTGCCCGCCCcgtcccgccgcctccccaccgGCCCACTCCTCTCCCTCCGCTTCTGCTCCGCCGCGGGGGATGTCGCCGacgctcctgccgccgccgcagcaccaGATCATCCGTGGCCCGAGTGGGGCGATTTCCTCGAGAAGCTTCGGGCCAAGGGGTACTTCGAGCAGCCCACCCTCGCGTCTCGCGCTGATGCTGCGGAGGGGGAGGTGGCTgcgaccgccgcggcggcggcggcggcggcgggggaggaccCTGGGGCCTCGGCCGACAATTACCCATCCAAGGACCTGAACAGGTTGAAGAACGCATGCCTCAAGTTCGGCCGAGAGCGCTTCGATCTCCTCAG TGTCCTTCCCAAGCAGGATATCCGTGCTATTGTTGAGTGTGGCTGTCCTAACATCTTCCGGAAGCCTGTGAATTCTGCAAAAAGACTCAGAGAGTTTCTTCAGATTGATGAAGGAGAT GCCTGTAGTGCTTGCAAATTACGTGGATCTTGTGATAAAGCCTATGTCATTCCGAACGCTGAAGACGAAGCTCGTACTGTCGATGTTATGCGCATACTGCTAAATTATGCAATAGATCCAACCAGCCTTTCAGGAGAAAACTCTGTTAATGGTGGTGTTCAAGAATCTGCGAGAAAGCTTCTTTCAGAGCTTACTATGCTTAGCGACACAACAATTGATCCATCAATTCCTAAACCTGTATTCCAAACTTCTAGCAAGACCAAAACTTTTGACAAGGGCATTGCAAAGCCTAAGTTCTCAGCTGGAAAGGGTAGGGAAACAACTGAAACAGAAATGAAGAAGGGTGATTGGCTTTGCCCAAA TTGCAACTTCTTAAATTTTGCTCGAAATCGGCACTGCCTTGAATGCAAAGCAGATGGACCAAAGAAGATAGAAACAGCTACCACTGAAATGAAAACGGGAGACTGGATCTGTCCACA gtGCCACTTCATGAACTTTGCACGGAATAAGATGTGTTTTAAATGTGAAGAATCTCGACCAAAGAGGCAGCTCATCCCTGGAGAATGGGAGTGCCCCTC ATGCAGCTTTGTGAACTTTCGACGCAACAAGGTCTGCTTGAAGTGCAAGCATGAAGGCCCCGAAAATGATACCCATGACAGCCAGCACGGACACAATAGGTGGAGGAACACGAGAGGGGCTGACAGAAGTAGAAGTTTTGATGACTCTTTCGATCGGGAGGACGATGGCTCTGATCCAGACGAAGGCGAGCGCAGACGTGCCAAAGTGCGCACTAGGGCAGCATCAACCCTGGGGAGATCCACTGGCAAGAGCAAAATTTTTGACTCGATTCATGAGGATGGTAACGGTAGGGAGGATGACAGCGAGGATGTCCTGCCGTACGAAGGGCAGCGCAGGCATATTGTGAGCAAAAGGGCGACACCAGCACAGAGGAGATTCACTGCTGGTAGAAGCGAGGATATTTGA